Proteins encoded by one window of Shewanella avicenniae:
- the rsmD gene encoding 16S rRNA (guanine(966)-N(2))-methyltransferase RsmD, with protein sequence MSKNRPGSGQVRIIAGQWRSRRLPIHDLDGLRPTTDRVRETLFNWLSADIAGSQVLDCFGGSGALALEALSRYADFARIYELQTTAAKQLQQNLATLKCDHAEVLNRDVIAALSLPADRHFDLVFIDPPFRKGLATQTIDQLDKNNWLNELALIYVEVESELGALNVPAGWVQLKEKLAGQVCYRLYQLQREAESC encoded by the coding sequence ATGTCCAAAAATCGCCCAGGCAGCGGTCAAGTGCGTATTATTGCGGGGCAGTGGCGCTCGCGGCGCTTGCCCATCCATGATCTGGACGGATTACGCCCCACCACTGACCGAGTACGCGAAACCCTGTTCAATTGGTTGAGCGCTGACATTGCCGGTAGCCAAGTACTGGACTGTTTCGGCGGCAGTGGCGCATTGGCATTAGAAGCGCTATCACGCTACGCCGATTTTGCTCGGATTTATGAACTGCAAACCACGGCGGCAAAACAACTGCAGCAAAATCTGGCCACCTTGAAGTGCGACCATGCCGAGGTGCTAAATCGCGATGTGATTGCCGCACTGAGTCTGCCCGCCGACCGTCACTTTGATCTGGTGTTTATTGATCCGCCATTTCGTAAAGGCTTGGCGACACAAACCATTGACCAACTAGATAAAAACAATTGGCTTAACGAATTAGCGCTGATTTATGTGGAAGTCGAAAGCGAGTTAGGTGCACTGAACGTACCCGCAGGATGGGTACAGCTTAAAGAGAAATTGGCAGGACAAGTATGTTATCGCCTCTATCAACTGCAACGTGAGGCTGAATCATGCTGA
- a CDS encoding DUF1145 domain-containing protein: protein MLITFGKMLTLLAWCLMGYNLLLPFGGNISLILNILLGVTVMMHLLQTLMFYSVFNSLLPLKGKDYLQAFVFGVFALLQYRRQAMAKIAEQQSSR, encoded by the coding sequence ATGCTGATTACTTTTGGAAAAATGCTTACCCTGCTGGCGTGGTGTTTGATGGGTTACAATCTGCTGCTACCGTTTGGCGGCAATATTTCGCTGATCCTCAATATCCTGCTCGGTGTCACTGTGATGATGCACCTGCTGCAAACCTTAATGTTTTATTCGGTGTTCAACAGTCTTTTGCCACTCAAGGGCAAGGATTATCTGCAAGCCTTTGTGTTTGGCGTGTTTGCCTTGCTGCAATATCGTAGGCAAGCGATGGCGAAGATCGCCGAGCAGCAATCTTCGCGTTAA
- a CDS encoding DUF4870 domain-containing protein yields METITRQERDMGVLVHCASFAGYLIPFGNVLGPLIVYLMKREDSSFIEACGKNCLNFQISMLIYFAISAVLAFVLVGFVLLGLLGLLNLIVTVIAAIKASEGKVFHYPLAIRFLR; encoded by the coding sequence ATGGAAACAATCACTCGGCAAGAACGTGATATGGGAGTGCTGGTACACTGCGCCAGTTTTGCTGGCTACCTGATCCCGTTTGGCAATGTGCTTGGGCCGCTCATTGTGTATTTGATGAAGCGTGAAGACTCGTCTTTTATTGAAGCGTGCGGCAAAAATTGCCTCAATTTTCAGATCAGTATGCTGATTTACTTCGCAATAAGTGCTGTGTTGGCATTTGTGCTGGTGGGCTTTGTATTACTGGGGCTTTTGGGGCTGCTAAACCTGATTGTTACCGTCATCGCCGCCATTAAAGCGAGCGAAGGCAAGGTGTTTCATTACCCCCTTGCCATCCGCTTTTTACGTTAG
- a CDS encoding MOSC domain-containing protein: MTISLTGLYAGTGNRFTEEVQSGINSKQTMRQLIVHRDHLEGDTRFDLKNHGGDERVLHHFPQEHYAFFKQQGLMAADRQAPALGENISTLGLLEQDVCIGDEIAIGEVLLQITLPRAPCFKTNLQFRQREFARTMQDTARCGWLYRVLTPGTINEGDAVAIVQRHGDITVAEAIALYFAEPFDAAAYQRLLTAPALGSDWQQNLHKRLASNRCESWQGRLYGSEHLYQGW, translated from the coding sequence ATGACGATCAGCTTAACAGGATTGTATGCCGGAACGGGCAACCGCTTTACTGAAGAGGTGCAAAGTGGCATCAACAGTAAGCAGACCATGCGCCAACTCATCGTGCACCGCGATCATCTTGAAGGTGATACCCGATTTGACCTGAAAAACCATGGCGGTGATGAACGCGTATTGCATCACTTCCCGCAAGAGCATTATGCCTTTTTCAAACAGCAGGGGCTGATGGCGGCCGATCGGCAAGCGCCGGCCTTGGGTGAAAATATCTCAACGCTAGGTTTGCTGGAGCAAGATGTCTGCATCGGCGATGAGATTGCAATTGGTGAGGTGTTGCTGCAAATCACCCTACCGCGCGCCCCCTGTTTTAAAACCAATCTGCAGTTTCGTCAGCGCGAATTTGCCCGTACCATGCAAGATACGGCGCGCTGCGGCTGGCTGTATCGGGTGCTCACACCGGGCACCATTAACGAAGGCGATGCGGTCGCTATTGTGCAGCGTCATGGGGATATCACGGTTGCTGAAGCCATCGCGCTCTATTTTGCCGAACCGTTTGATGCCGCAGCTTATCAGCGATTGCTGACTGCACCTGCGCTTGGCAGCGACTGGCAGCAAAATCTCCACAAGCGCCTTGCCAGTAATCGCTGCGAAAGTTGGCAGGGGCGGTTATATGGCAGTGAACACCTTTATCAAGGATGGTGA